Proteins from a single region of Rhea pennata isolate bPtePen1 chromosome 6, bPtePen1.pri, whole genome shotgun sequence:
- the ARPC2 gene encoding actin-related protein 2/3 complex subunit 2 isoform X2, whose product MILLEVNNRIIEETLTLKFEGAAAGNKPEAVEVTFADFDGVLYHISNPNGDKTKVMVSISLKFYKELQEHGADEVLKKVYGNYLVNPESGYNVSLLYDLENLPADKDAIVHQAGMLKRNCFASVFEKYFKFQEEGKEGEKRAVIHYRDDETMYVEAKKDRVTVVFSTVFKDDDDVVIGKVFMQEFKEGRRASHTAPQVLFSHREPPLELKDTDAAVGDNIGYITFVLFPRHTNAAARDNTINLIHTFRDYLHYHIKCSKAYIHTRMRAKTSDFLKVLNRARPDAEKKEMKTITGKTFTTR is encoded by the exons aaATAAACCAGAGGCAGTAGAAGTAACATTTGCAG ACTTCGATGGAGTCCTTTATCATATTTCAAACCCCAATGGAGATAAGACAAAAGTGATGGTCAGTATTTCTCTGAAGTTCTACAAAGAGCTCCAGGAACATGGTGCTGATGAG GTATTGAAGAAAGTCTATGGAAACTACTTGGTAAATCCTGAATCAG GTTACAATGTCTCTTTGCTCTACGACCTGGAAAACCTTCCTGCAGACAAGGATGCTATTGTGCACCAAGCCGGCATGTTGAAGCGCAATTGCTTTGCTTCGGTTTTTGAGAAGTACTTCAAATTTCAAGAAGAGGgcaaagaaggagagaaaagagctgTCATCCACTACAGGGACGATGAGACGAT GTATGTTGAGGCAAAAAAGGACCGTGTCACAGTTGTGTTCAGCACAGTATTTAAGGATGATGATGACGTCGTGATTGGAAAGGTGTTTATGCAG GAGTTCAAGGAGGGTCGCCGGGCCAGTCACACAGCCCCACAGGTGCTCTTCAGCCACAGGGAGCCACCTTTGGAGCTGAAAGACACAGACGCAGCTGTCGGCGACAATATTGGTTACATCACCTTTG TGTTGTTCCCCCGTCACACCAATGCTGCTGCCAGAGACAACACCATAAACCTGATCCACACGTTCCGGGACTACCTGCACTATCACATCAAGTGCTCAAAG GCCTATATTCACACGCGTATGAGGGCGAAAACATCGGATTTCCTCAAGGTGCTGAACCGTGCCCGTCCagatgcagagaagaaagaaatgaaaacaatcac GGGGAAGACGTTCACAACTCGTTAA
- the ARPC2 gene encoding actin-related protein 2/3 complex subunit 2 isoform X1 translates to MILLEVNNRIIEETLTLKFEGAAAGNKPEAVEVTFADFDGVLYHISNPNGDKTKVMVSISLKFYKELQEHGADEVLKKVYGNYLVNPESGYNVSLLYDLENLPADKDAIVHQAGMLKRNCFASVFEKYFKFQEEGKEGEKRAVIHYRDDETMYVEAKKDRVTVVFSTVFKDDDDVVIGKVFMQEFKEGRRASHTAPQVLFSHREPPLELKDTDAAVGDNIGYITFGGRRSQLVNVGVTEAAVEDEGWGTCYLIIVAFNVAPLWAHKEFKQSGSVCTTVWGVICRNELCLRGLDRSKKQNLNPSLIDLISFLFLIFFSFSSCFALQYVTGNQLQYFL, encoded by the exons aaATAAACCAGAGGCAGTAGAAGTAACATTTGCAG ACTTCGATGGAGTCCTTTATCATATTTCAAACCCCAATGGAGATAAGACAAAAGTGATGGTCAGTATTTCTCTGAAGTTCTACAAAGAGCTCCAGGAACATGGTGCTGATGAG GTATTGAAGAAAGTCTATGGAAACTACTTGGTAAATCCTGAATCAG GTTACAATGTCTCTTTGCTCTACGACCTGGAAAACCTTCCTGCAGACAAGGATGCTATTGTGCACCAAGCCGGCATGTTGAAGCGCAATTGCTTTGCTTCGGTTTTTGAGAAGTACTTCAAATTTCAAGAAGAGGgcaaagaaggagagaaaagagctgTCATCCACTACAGGGACGATGAGACGAT GTATGTTGAGGCAAAAAAGGACCGTGTCACAGTTGTGTTCAGCACAGTATTTAAGGATGATGATGACGTCGTGATTGGAAAGGTGTTTATGCAG GAGTTCAAGGAGGGTCGCCGGGCCAGTCACACAGCCCCACAGGTGCTCTTCAGCCACAGGGAGCCACCTTTGGAGCTGAAAGACACAGACGCAGCTGTCGGCGACAATATTGGTTACATCACCTTTG GGGGAAGACGTTCACAACTCGTTAACGTTGGGGTCACTGAGGCTGCCGTGGAGGATGAAGGTTGGGGCACTTGCTACCTGATAATCGTAGCTTTTAATGTTGCACCTCTGTGGGCTCATAAGGAATTCAAGCAATCGGGGTCTGTTTGTACGACAGTTTGGGGAGTAATCTGCAGAAACGAGCTGTGCTTGCGAGGACTTGATCGTTCCAAGAAACAAAACCTTAATCCCAGTTTGATtgacttaatttcttttctttttttaatttttttttccttttcaagctGTTTCGCTTTGCAATATGTTACCGGAAATCAGTTGCAGTATTTCTTatga
- the AAMP gene encoding angio-associated migratory cell protein: MEPAEEPGALDFHGDEEIIEVVELGPPGPDDLADEMEDVDFDDEGADEPDAEAWETEDDEGVEDSMEAQDDSEVTFSLHSASVFCVGLDPKTNTLAVTGGEDDKAFVWRLSDGELLFECSGHKDSVTCAGFSHDSVFVATGDMSGLIKVWRVDTKEEVWSFEVGDLEWMEWHPQAHVLLAGTADGNSWMWKIPSGDCKTFQGPACPATCGRILPDGKRAVVGYEDGTMRIWDLKQGTSLHVLKGQDGHQDPLTCVASNQDGSLIMTGSVDCHAKLINSATGKVVCVFKMESIAPKSPAGEGEEAESNSVESLGFCNVMPLAAVGYLDGTLAIYDLSTQSLRHKCQHESGIVQLLWEESSAVVYTCSLDGAVRLWDARSGKMISEYRGHSAEILDFAVNKDASIVVTTSGDHQAKVFCVQRPDR; encoded by the exons ATGGAGCCCGCAGAGGAGCCCGGCGCGCTGGACTTCCACGGCGACGAGGAGATCATCGAGGTGGTGGAGCTGGGCCCGCCCGGGCCGG ATGACCTGGCAGACGAGATGGAGGACGTGGACTTTGACGACGAGGGGGCAGATGAGCCTGATGCCGAGGCTTGGGAGACGGAAGACGATGAAGGGGTAGAGGACAGCATGGAGGCGCAGGACGACAGCGAGGTCACGTTCTCCCTGCACTCAG cttctgttttctgcGTGGGCCTCGACCCCAAGACCAACACACTGGCGGTGACAGGTGGGGAGGATGACAAGGCCTTCGTGTGGCGCCTGAGTGATGGAGAGCTCCTGTTTGAATGCTCAG GACACAAGGACTCAGTCACCTGTGCTGGCTTCAGTCACGACTCTGTGTTTGTGGCCACGGGTGACATGTCTGGGCTCATCAAAGTGTGGCGGGTGGATACCAAGGAAGAAGTATGGTCCTTTGAAGTGGGGGACTTGGAG TGGATGGAGTGGCATCCTCAAGCCCATGTCCTTCTGGCGGGCACAGCCGATGGCAACTCCTGGATGTGGAAGATTCCCAGTGGAGACTGCAAAACCTTCCAGGGCCCTGCGTGCCCAGCCACATGTGGCAGAATCCTGCCTGATG GGAAGAGAGCAGTGGTGGGATATGAAGATGGGACAATGCGCATCTGGGACCTGAAGCAGGGAACCTCACTGCATGTCCTGAAAG GCCAGGACGGCCACCAGGACCCCTTGACGTGTGTGGCCAGCAACCAGGATGGCAGTTTGATCATGACAGGCTCTGTGGACTGTCACGCCAAACTGATCAATTCTGCCACGGGCAAG GTGGTGTGCGTGTTCAAGATGGAGAGCATCGCCCCCAAATCCCCAGCCGGCGAGGGTGAGGAGGCCGAGTCCAATTCTGTGGAGTCGCTGGGCTTCTGTAACGT GATGCCGCTGGCCGCTGTGGGCTACCTGGATGGCACGCTGGCTATCTATGACCTCTCCACGCAGAGTTTGAGACATAAATGCCAACACGAG TCGGGGATCGTGCAGTTGCTGTGGGAGGAGAGCTCGGCTGTGGTGTACACCTGCAGCCTGGATGGGGCCGTGCGGCTCTGGGACGCCCGCTCAGGGAAGATGATCAGCGAGTACCGAGGGCACTCAGCCGAGATCCTCGACTTTGCCGTCAACAA GGATGCCTCCATCGTGGTGACGACCTCCGGCGACCACCAAGCCAAAGTGTTCTGCGTCCAGCGCCCAGATCGCTAG
- the TMBIM1 gene encoding protein lifeguard 3 has translation MSQPSAPPPYDDKNPLYPPPPGAYPQPPPYGMGYPQPGAYPAAGGYAHPGVPKPTVPMRFGDGYGYGDGDGGGVGDGSPFQAGGWDDRKVRHTFIRKVYAIISLQLLVTVGIIAVFTFVSPVRSFVQRNVAIYYASYAVFLVTYLVLACCQGPRRRFPWNIILLSIFTLAMGFMTGTIASTYRTNAVLIAMLITAIVAIIVTVFCFQTKVDFTSCPGLFCVLGIVVMVTGIVTAIVLSFKYVPWLHMLYAAIGAIAFTLFLAYDTQLVLGNRKNSLSPEEYVFGALTIYTDIVYIFTFILQIVGRD, from the exons ATGTCGCAGCCCAGCGCGCCCCCTCCGTACGACGACAAGAACCCCCTGtacccgccgcccccgggggcctacccccagccccccccctATGGTATGGGGTACCCCCAGCCGGGGGCGtaccccgcggcggggggctaTGCCCACCCGGGGGTGCCCAAGCCCACCGTGCCCATGCGCTTTG GTGACGGCTACGGCTACGGCGACGGCGATGGCGGCGGCGTGGGGGACGGCTCCCCTTTCCAGGCGGGCGGCTGGGACGACAGGAAGGTCCGGCACACCTTCATCCGCAAG GTCTACGCCATCatctccctgcagctcctggtgACGGTGGGGATCATCGCCGTGTTCACCTTCGT CTCCCCCGTCCGCTCCTTCGTCCAGAGGAACGTCGCTATCTACTACGCCTCGTA TGCCGTGTTCCTGGTAACCTACCTGGTGCTGGCCTGCTGCCAGGGCCCCCG GAGACGCTTCCCCTGGAACATCATCCTGCTGAGCATCTTC aCACTGGCCATGGGGTTCATGACGGGGACGATCGCCAG CACGTACAGGACCAACGCTGTCCTCATCGCTATGCTCATCACTGCCATCGTGGCCATCATTGTCACCGTCTTCTGCTTCCAGACCAAG GTTGATTTTACGTCGTGTCCCGGGCTCTTCTGCGTGCTGGGCATCGTGGTCATGGTCACGGGGATCGTCACGGCCATCGTCCTCTCCTTCAAATAT GTCCCCTGGCTCCACATGCTGTACGCGGCCATCGGGGCCATCGCCTTCACCCTG TTCCTAGCCTACGACACCCAGCTGGTGCTGGGGAACAGGAAGAACTCGCTGAGCCCAGAGGAGTACGTCTTCGGCGCCCTGACCATCTACACCGACATTGTGTATATCTTCACCTTCATATTGCAGATCGTGGGCCGGGACTAG
- the LOC134142402 gene encoding probable hydrolase PNKD isoform X2 — protein MAGPGYRAALRAVAAAGACGLGAASLLRCPALRRLARRAAAALMALAGPLLFRVGYSLYAHTRLGYLFYKRQVKKARERYPHGHSVSRPVGFGAVKILPIPVLSNNYSYLVIDTGSGRAAVVDPSDPLAVQAAIEEEGVLLEAILCTHKHWDHSGGNAALCQQHGSCKVYGSALDAVPELTNPLTDKERVSVGRLSFEALATPGHTAGHVAYVLDAAPFGGPPCLFSGDLLFLAGCGRLFEGSPETMLASLDVAVGLGEDTLLWPGHEYALECLSFASLLELDNPALERKLRWATQQRQEKRSTCPSTIGEEKTYNPFLRTHRRELQEALGLTRRGGEPRDAFRARVLKEVRRRKDLYKAT, from the exons ATGGCGGGGCCAGGCTAccgggcggcgctgcgggcggtggcggcggctgGTGCCTGTGGGCTGGGCGCCGCCTCGCTCCTCCGCTGCCCGGCCCTGCGCCGCctcgcccgccgcgccgccgccgcgctcatGGCCCTCGCCGGCCCGCTGCTGTTCCGCGTGGG GTACAGCCTGTACGCCCACACCCGCCTGGGCTACCTCTTCTACAAGCGGCAGGTGAAGAAGGCCCGCGAGCGGTACCCGCACGGCCACTCCGTGTCCCGGCCCGTGGGCTTCGGCG CGGTGAAAATCCTGCCCATCCCTGTGCTCTCCAACAACTACAGCTACCTGGTCATCGACACGGGCTCTGGCCGAGCGGCTGTCGTGGACCCCTCCGACCCACTGGCCGTGCAg GCTGCCATTGAAGAAGAGGGGGTGCTGCTGGAGGCCATACTCTGCACCCACAAGCACTG GGACCACAGCGGGGGCAACGCGGCGCTCTGCCAGCAGCACGGCTCCTGCAAGGTGTACGGCAGCGCCCTCGACGCCGTTCCTGAGCTCACCAA CCCGCTCACGGACAAGGAGAGGGTGAGCGTGGGCCGCCTGAGCTTCGAGGCGCTCGCGACGCCCGGCCACACCGCGGGCCACGTGGCGTACGTGCTGGACGCGGCGCCCTTCGGCGGGCCGCCCTGCCTCTTCTCCGGAGACCTGCTCTTCCTCGCCGGCTGCG GCAGGCTCTTCGAGGGCTCCCCCGAGACCATGCTCGCCTCCCTGGACgtggccgtggggctgggagaggACACGCTGCTGTGGCCCG GCCACGAGTACGCGCTGGAGTGCCTCAGCTTCGCCAGCCTCCTGGAGCTGGACAACCCCGCGCTGGAGCGCAAGCTGCGGTGGGCGACCCAGCAGCGGCAGGAGAAGAGGAGCACG TGCCCCTCCACCATCGGGGAGGAGAAGACCTACAACCCCTTCCTGCGGACCCACcgccgggagctgcaggaggccctgGGGCTgacgcgccgcggcggggagcccaGAGACGCCTTTCGCGCCCGCGTCCTCAAGGAGGTGCGGAGGCGCAAGGACCTCTACAAAGCCACCTAg
- the LOC134142402 gene encoding probable hydrolase PNKD isoform X4, which yields MRFPSVARGQWPVEYLMIQGDLLGLGMGQRENQKQARYSLYAHTRLGYLFYKRQVKKARERYPHGHSVSRPVGFGAVKILPIPVLSNNYSYLVIDTGSGRAAVVDPSDPLAVQAAIEEEGVLLEAILCTHKHWDHSGGNAALCQQHGSCKVYGSALDAVPELTNPLTDKERVSVGRLSFEALATPGHTAGHVAYVLDAAPFGGPPCLFSGDLLFLAGCGRLFEGSPETMLASLDVAVGLGEDTLLWPGHEYALECLSFASLLELDNPALERKLRWATQQRQEKRSTCPSTIGEEKTYNPFLRTHRRELQEALGLTRRGGEPRDAFRARVLKEVRRRKDLYKAT from the exons ATGCGCTTTCCTTCCGTGGCCAGAGGACAGTGGCCTGTGGAGTACTTAATGATCCAGGGAGATCTTCTTGGCCTGGGAATGGGGCAGAGAGAGAACCAGAAGCAAGCCAG GTACAGCCTGTACGCCCACACCCGCCTGGGCTACCTCTTCTACAAGCGGCAGGTGAAGAAGGCCCGCGAGCGGTACCCGCACGGCCACTCCGTGTCCCGGCCCGTGGGCTTCGGCG CGGTGAAAATCCTGCCCATCCCTGTGCTCTCCAACAACTACAGCTACCTGGTCATCGACACGGGCTCTGGCCGAGCGGCTGTCGTGGACCCCTCCGACCCACTGGCCGTGCAg GCTGCCATTGAAGAAGAGGGGGTGCTGCTGGAGGCCATACTCTGCACCCACAAGCACTG GGACCACAGCGGGGGCAACGCGGCGCTCTGCCAGCAGCACGGCTCCTGCAAGGTGTACGGCAGCGCCCTCGACGCCGTTCCTGAGCTCACCAA CCCGCTCACGGACAAGGAGAGGGTGAGCGTGGGCCGCCTGAGCTTCGAGGCGCTCGCGACGCCCGGCCACACCGCGGGCCACGTGGCGTACGTGCTGGACGCGGCGCCCTTCGGCGGGCCGCCCTGCCTCTTCTCCGGAGACCTGCTCTTCCTCGCCGGCTGCG GCAGGCTCTTCGAGGGCTCCCCCGAGACCATGCTCGCCTCCCTGGACgtggccgtggggctgggagaggACACGCTGCTGTGGCCCG GCCACGAGTACGCGCTGGAGTGCCTCAGCTTCGCCAGCCTCCTGGAGCTGGACAACCCCGCGCTGGAGCGCAAGCTGCGGTGGGCGACCCAGCAGCGGCAGGAGAAGAGGAGCACG TGCCCCTCCACCATCGGGGAGGAGAAGACCTACAACCCCTTCCTGCGGACCCACcgccgggagctgcaggaggccctgGGGCTgacgcgccgcggcggggagcccaGAGACGCCTTTCGCGCCCGCGTCCTCAAGGAGGTGCGGAGGCGCAAGGACCTCTACAAAGCCACCTAg
- the LOC134142402 gene encoding probable hydrolase PNKD isoform X6 has protein sequence MIQGDLLGLGMGQRENQKQARYSLYAHTRLGYLFYKRQVKKARERYPHGHSVSRPVGFGAVKILPIPVLSNNYSYLVIDTGSGRAAVVDPSDPLAVQAAIEEEGVLLEAILCTHKHWDHSGGNAALCQQHGSCKVYGSALDAVPELTNPLTDKERVSVGRLSFEALATPGHTAGHVAYVLDAAPFGGPPCLFSGDLLFLAGCGRLFEGSPETMLASLDVAVGLGEDTLLWPGHEYALECLSFASLLELDNPALERKLRWATQQRQEKRSTCPSTIGEEKTYNPFLRTHRRELQEALGLTRRGGEPRDAFRARVLKEVRRRKDLYKAT, from the exons ATGATCCAGGGAGATCTTCTTGGCCTGGGAATGGGGCAGAGAGAGAACCAGAAGCAAGCCAG GTACAGCCTGTACGCCCACACCCGCCTGGGCTACCTCTTCTACAAGCGGCAGGTGAAGAAGGCCCGCGAGCGGTACCCGCACGGCCACTCCGTGTCCCGGCCCGTGGGCTTCGGCG CGGTGAAAATCCTGCCCATCCCTGTGCTCTCCAACAACTACAGCTACCTGGTCATCGACACGGGCTCTGGCCGAGCGGCTGTCGTGGACCCCTCCGACCCACTGGCCGTGCAg GCTGCCATTGAAGAAGAGGGGGTGCTGCTGGAGGCCATACTCTGCACCCACAAGCACTG GGACCACAGCGGGGGCAACGCGGCGCTCTGCCAGCAGCACGGCTCCTGCAAGGTGTACGGCAGCGCCCTCGACGCCGTTCCTGAGCTCACCAA CCCGCTCACGGACAAGGAGAGGGTGAGCGTGGGCCGCCTGAGCTTCGAGGCGCTCGCGACGCCCGGCCACACCGCGGGCCACGTGGCGTACGTGCTGGACGCGGCGCCCTTCGGCGGGCCGCCCTGCCTCTTCTCCGGAGACCTGCTCTTCCTCGCCGGCTGCG GCAGGCTCTTCGAGGGCTCCCCCGAGACCATGCTCGCCTCCCTGGACgtggccgtggggctgggagaggACACGCTGCTGTGGCCCG GCCACGAGTACGCGCTGGAGTGCCTCAGCTTCGCCAGCCTCCTGGAGCTGGACAACCCCGCGCTGGAGCGCAAGCTGCGGTGGGCGACCCAGCAGCGGCAGGAGAAGAGGAGCACG TGCCCCTCCACCATCGGGGAGGAGAAGACCTACAACCCCTTCCTGCGGACCCACcgccgggagctgcaggaggccctgGGGCTgacgcgccgcggcggggagcccaGAGACGCCTTTCGCGCCCGCGTCCTCAAGGAGGTGCGGAGGCGCAAGGACCTCTACAAAGCCACCTAg
- the LOC134142402 gene encoding probable hydrolase PNKD isoform X3 has protein sequence MGWTCGVAAPGPGAGRNAGAQARPLPPLCSKLWRGAKPEASAATPGKLQVGPGIRYSLYAHTRLGYLFYKRQVKKARERYPHGHSVSRPVGFGAVKILPIPVLSNNYSYLVIDTGSGRAAVVDPSDPLAVQAAIEEEGVLLEAILCTHKHWDHSGGNAALCQQHGSCKVYGSALDAVPELTNPLTDKERVSVGRLSFEALATPGHTAGHVAYVLDAAPFGGPPCLFSGDLLFLAGCGRLFEGSPETMLASLDVAVGLGEDTLLWPGHEYALECLSFASLLELDNPALERKLRWATQQRQEKRSTCPSTIGEEKTYNPFLRTHRRELQEALGLTRRGGEPRDAFRARVLKEVRRRKDLYKAT, from the exons ATGGGGTGGACATGTGGGGTGGCTGCACCCGGGCCTGGGGCTGGGAGGAATGCAGGAGCCCAGGCACGGCCTCTGCCGCCTCTCTGCAGCAAGCTGTGGCGTGGGGCCAAGCCGGAGGCGAGTGCTGCCACCCCGGGCAAGCTGCAGGTGGGACCAGGGATACG GTACAGCCTGTACGCCCACACCCGCCTGGGCTACCTCTTCTACAAGCGGCAGGTGAAGAAGGCCCGCGAGCGGTACCCGCACGGCCACTCCGTGTCCCGGCCCGTGGGCTTCGGCG CGGTGAAAATCCTGCCCATCCCTGTGCTCTCCAACAACTACAGCTACCTGGTCATCGACACGGGCTCTGGCCGAGCGGCTGTCGTGGACCCCTCCGACCCACTGGCCGTGCAg GCTGCCATTGAAGAAGAGGGGGTGCTGCTGGAGGCCATACTCTGCACCCACAAGCACTG GGACCACAGCGGGGGCAACGCGGCGCTCTGCCAGCAGCACGGCTCCTGCAAGGTGTACGGCAGCGCCCTCGACGCCGTTCCTGAGCTCACCAA CCCGCTCACGGACAAGGAGAGGGTGAGCGTGGGCCGCCTGAGCTTCGAGGCGCTCGCGACGCCCGGCCACACCGCGGGCCACGTGGCGTACGTGCTGGACGCGGCGCCCTTCGGCGGGCCGCCCTGCCTCTTCTCCGGAGACCTGCTCTTCCTCGCCGGCTGCG GCAGGCTCTTCGAGGGCTCCCCCGAGACCATGCTCGCCTCCCTGGACgtggccgtggggctgggagaggACACGCTGCTGTGGCCCG GCCACGAGTACGCGCTGGAGTGCCTCAGCTTCGCCAGCCTCCTGGAGCTGGACAACCCCGCGCTGGAGCGCAAGCTGCGGTGGGCGACCCAGCAGCGGCAGGAGAAGAGGAGCACG TGCCCCTCCACCATCGGGGAGGAGAAGACCTACAACCCCTTCCTGCGGACCCACcgccgggagctgcaggaggccctgGGGCTgacgcgccgcggcggggagcccaGAGACGCCTTTCGCGCCCGCGTCCTCAAGGAGGTGCGGAGGCGCAAGGACCTCTACAAAGCCACCTAg
- the LOC134142402 gene encoding probable hydrolase PNKD isoform X5 has protein sequence MLLLITRHPAAGASRCEPGSAARRHLARGADPSSPHRASPPRLAPAQRRRPAPLHPPVVYSLYAHTRLGYLFYKRQVKKARERYPHGHSVSRPVGFGAVKILPIPVLSNNYSYLVIDTGSGRAAVVDPSDPLAVQAAIEEEGVLLEAILCTHKHWDHSGGNAALCQQHGSCKVYGSALDAVPELTNPLTDKERVSVGRLSFEALATPGHTAGHVAYVLDAAPFGGPPCLFSGDLLFLAGCGSSRAPPRPCSPPWTWPWGWERTRCCGPATSTRWSASASPASWSWTTPRWSASCGGRPSSGRRRGARAPPPSGRRRPTTPSCGPTAGSCRRPWG, from the exons ATGTTGCTCCTGATAACCCGGCATCCGGCAGCCGGAGCATCTCGCTGCGAGCCCGGCTCCGCTGCTCGCAGACACCTCGCCCGCGGCGCCGACCCCTCCAGCCCTCACCGAGCTTCGCCTCCCCGCCTTGCGCCTGCGCAGCGGCGCCGGCCGGCTCCCCTCCATCCTCCCGtggt GTACAGCCTGTACGCCCACACCCGCCTGGGCTACCTCTTCTACAAGCGGCAGGTGAAGAAGGCCCGCGAGCGGTACCCGCACGGCCACTCCGTGTCCCGGCCCGTGGGCTTCGGCG CGGTGAAAATCCTGCCCATCCCTGTGCTCTCCAACAACTACAGCTACCTGGTCATCGACACGGGCTCTGGCCGAGCGGCTGTCGTGGACCCCTCCGACCCACTGGCCGTGCAg GCTGCCATTGAAGAAGAGGGGGTGCTGCTGGAGGCCATACTCTGCACCCACAAGCACTG GGACCACAGCGGGGGCAACGCGGCGCTCTGCCAGCAGCACGGCTCCTGCAAGGTGTACGGCAGCGCCCTCGACGCCGTTCCTGAGCTCACCAA CCCGCTCACGGACAAGGAGAGGGTGAGCGTGGGCCGCCTGAGCTTCGAGGCGCTCGCGACGCCCGGCCACACCGCGGGCCACGTGGCGTACGTGCTGGACGCGGCGCCCTTCGGCGGGCCGCCCTGCCTCTTCTCCGGAGACCTGCTCTTCCTCGCCGGCTGCG GCTCTTCGAGGGCTCCCCCGAGACCATGCTCGCCTCCCTGGACgtggccgtggggctgggagaggACACGCTGCTGTGGCCCG GCCACGAGTACGCGCTGGAGTGCCTCAGCTTCGCCAGCCTCCTGGAGCTGGACAACCCCGCGCTGGAGCGCAAGCTGCGGTGGGCGACCCAGCAGCGGCAGGAGAAGAGGAGCACG TGCCCCTCCACCATCGGGGAGGAGAAGACCTACAACCCCTTCCTGCGGACCCACcgccgggagctgcaggaggccctgGGGCTga
- the LOC134142402 gene encoding probable hydrolase PNKD isoform X1: protein MLLLITRHPAAGASRCEPGSAARRHLARGADPSSPHRASPPRLAPAQRRRPAPLHPPVVYSLYAHTRLGYLFYKRQVKKARERYPHGHSVSRPVGFGAVKILPIPVLSNNYSYLVIDTGSGRAAVVDPSDPLAVQAAIEEEGVLLEAILCTHKHWDHSGGNAALCQQHGSCKVYGSALDAVPELTNPLTDKERVSVGRLSFEALATPGHTAGHVAYVLDAAPFGGPPCLFSGDLLFLAGCGRLFEGSPETMLASLDVAVGLGEDTLLWPGHEYALECLSFASLLELDNPALERKLRWATQQRQEKRSTCPSTIGEEKTYNPFLRTHRRELQEALGLTRRGGEPRDAFRARVLKEVRRRKDLYKAT, encoded by the exons ATGTTGCTCCTGATAACCCGGCATCCGGCAGCCGGAGCATCTCGCTGCGAGCCCGGCTCCGCTGCTCGCAGACACCTCGCCCGCGGCGCCGACCCCTCCAGCCCTCACCGAGCTTCGCCTCCCCGCCTTGCGCCTGCGCAGCGGCGCCGGCCGGCTCCCCTCCATCCTCCCGtggt GTACAGCCTGTACGCCCACACCCGCCTGGGCTACCTCTTCTACAAGCGGCAGGTGAAGAAGGCCCGCGAGCGGTACCCGCACGGCCACTCCGTGTCCCGGCCCGTGGGCTTCGGCG CGGTGAAAATCCTGCCCATCCCTGTGCTCTCCAACAACTACAGCTACCTGGTCATCGACACGGGCTCTGGCCGAGCGGCTGTCGTGGACCCCTCCGACCCACTGGCCGTGCAg GCTGCCATTGAAGAAGAGGGGGTGCTGCTGGAGGCCATACTCTGCACCCACAAGCACTG GGACCACAGCGGGGGCAACGCGGCGCTCTGCCAGCAGCACGGCTCCTGCAAGGTGTACGGCAGCGCCCTCGACGCCGTTCCTGAGCTCACCAA CCCGCTCACGGACAAGGAGAGGGTGAGCGTGGGCCGCCTGAGCTTCGAGGCGCTCGCGACGCCCGGCCACACCGCGGGCCACGTGGCGTACGTGCTGGACGCGGCGCCCTTCGGCGGGCCGCCCTGCCTCTTCTCCGGAGACCTGCTCTTCCTCGCCGGCTGCG GCAGGCTCTTCGAGGGCTCCCCCGAGACCATGCTCGCCTCCCTGGACgtggccgtggggctgggagaggACACGCTGCTGTGGCCCG GCCACGAGTACGCGCTGGAGTGCCTCAGCTTCGCCAGCCTCCTGGAGCTGGACAACCCCGCGCTGGAGCGCAAGCTGCGGTGGGCGACCCAGCAGCGGCAGGAGAAGAGGAGCACG TGCCCCTCCACCATCGGGGAGGAGAAGACCTACAACCCCTTCCTGCGGACCCACcgccgggagctgcaggaggccctgGGGCTgacgcgccgcggcggggagcccaGAGACGCCTTTCGCGCCCGCGTCCTCAAGGAGGTGCGGAGGCGCAAGGACCTCTACAAAGCCACCTAg